The DNA sequence TTACCCTCGCAGCTCCTACGTCTCCATCAATGGTTAGCCGGGTTTTATGACACTCATCCAGGTACCGTTTGGCAAACTATGCTGCCTAGCGGTTTACATAAAAATCATCGTAATATCGTTGTTAAAAAATCTACACATCAATTTAACAGAGATGACGAGCGAACAAATTTTGTACTCAACAAGGCTCAATTGTCAGCTATCGAGCAGCTAGTTGAGATGAAATCCGGTACGGCGCTCCTCCATGGCATAACTGGTAGTGGCAAAACTGAAATCTATAAAGCTATGGCACTCGAAGCGGCTGGGCGCGGCCTATCATCGATCATCATGGTGCCAGAGATAGCCTTGACTGCCCAGCTAGTTCGCGAGTTTGAACGAGATTTTGAAAACGTCATCGTCACTCATTCGTCTATGACTCCGAGTCAGCGCTTTAGCATTTGGAAAAACTTGCTAGAGAACGATCAGCCCACCGTCATCATCGGACCGCGATCAGCTCTATTCATGCCCGTCCAGAAACTAGGCCTGATTGTCGTTGATGAGTGTCATGAGCCGTCCTATAAACAGGATAAGGCGCCGCGCTACAATACCCTGCGCGCTGCTGCTGCCCTATCGAACTTTCACGAGGCGAGACTGATCCTTGGCTCAGCTACCCCAGCCATCGCCGACTATTACTTGGCACAAAAACTCGGCCGGCCGATTATTACTATCAACCAGCTAGCTAGGCAAGACGCCATCAAACCCAGCATCAGTATCATCGATATTACCAAACGTCACAACCTATCATCACGCAGTAGTCTCTTTTCAAAACAGCTGATTACCGCTATTGAAAGAACTATTGAGGCCGGGCAGCAAGTTTTACTATTCCACAATCGTCGTGGTAGCGCCTCGGTGACGCTCTGTACCAGCTGCGGCTGGCTAGCGACCTGCCCAAACTGTACGTTGCCTCTCACGCTCCACAGTGACTCCTATCAACTACGCTGTCATCTGTGCGGTTATCACACCAAACCGCCGACCAGCTGTCCAGAGTGCCATAATTCCGATATTATCCACCGCGGTATTGGCACCAAACGGATCGAGGAAGAGGTCAGGCGTCTGTTTCCCAGTGTCAACATCAAACGTTTTGATGGCGACACAGAACGCGGTCAGGCCGTCCAGGATATTTTCGAAGAGCTACACACCGGCAAAATCGACGTCATTATCGGTACTCAAGCCATCGCTAAAGGTCTCGACTTGCCGAATTTACGCCTCGTCGGCATCGTGCAGGCCGATGCTGGGCTGGCGCTGCCTGACTTTTCCTCGTCCGAGCGAACTTTTCAACTAGTCGCCCAGGCCAGCGGCCGGGTTGGACGTGGCGCCGACGCCACCTCGGTCATTATTCAAACTTTTCAGCCCGACCACCCGGCTGTCGTGTTTGGCGCCGCCCAAGATTACGAAGGGTTTTTTAATTCGGAGATACAGGAACGCGCCCGCGGTCATTTTCCACCTTTTTCGTATCTATTAAAACTCACCTGCACCTACAAAACCGAAAAAGGCGCCGCGAACGCCGCCATGAAATTGGCCCGCGAAATCGCAAACAAACACAAAGACGTCAAAATCCTCGGCCCGGCCCCCGCCTTTTACGAGCATATTCGTGGCACCTATCGTTGGCAGATCGTCATCCGAGCGACGAACCGCGCTAGTCTCGTCGCCATCGCTGAACAAGTACCGCCTACTAAATGGCAAATGGAGCTCGATCCTATCTCACTGCTATAACCTTCCCAATCTGTAAACTATGCTAAAATAGTTGCATGAGTTCAACATACACCAGAAAAAATATTATCACTTTGCCAAATCCGCACCTCCGCGAGCGCAGCGGGCGCATCCGTGTTATTGACGACGAAACGCTGCAGCTGATCGACGACATGCTAGCTGCGACGCTCGACTGGGAAGCTAGCCGGCCGCACGAAGTCGCCGTTGCGCTGGCCGCCGTTCAAATCGATCGCTTGCACCGTGTCGTTATCGTCCGCGAGGATTTCGATGACAAGGATAACAAGAACTTTACCATCCTAATCAACCCAGAGATCGTGAAATGCGAAGGTGAAATGATCACCGACCACGAGGGCTGCCTGAGTGTCAAAGACGTCTATGGTCTCGTGCCCCGTTGGTCAAAGGTTCGCGTCAAGGCCGTTGATATTAACGGTCGCGAAGTCAGAATCAAGAGCCCCAACCCCTTTATTGCCCGTATTTTGCAGCACGAGATCGACCACACCAATGGTATTTGCTTTGTCGATCATATCGCCGATCAACAGGATGCCTTTTTCATCCTAACCGACAGTGGTGAGCTAGAACCATATCCGTATGAAAAGGTCGTGGAAAGCGGCATATTAGAACCAGATGACTAACATCGTATTCTTTGGCACCGAAGAATTCTCGGTACCGACCCTAGAGGCGCTCATCGCGTCCGACTACGAAGTCGCAGCCGTCGTCACCAAACCCGACAGCGTTCGTGGCCGTGGCCATAAACTAGATTCTCCGACTGTCGCCAAAATTGCAACTAGCCACGACATAAAAGTCCTGCAGCCTGACAAACTATCGGATATCCGTGACGATTTGATCGAAATGCATGCCCCGATCGGAGTCCTGGTATCCTACGGCAAGATCATTCCTCAGTCAATCATTGATGTTTTTCCAAACGGTATTATTAACCTCCACCCTTCGCTATTACCCCAATACCGAGGTCCATCTCCGATGGAAGCCGCCATCGTAAACGGCGACTCAAAAACCGGTCTGACTATTATGTCGCTCGTGAGAGAAATGGACGCCGGGCCGATCTATTACCAAGAGGAGTTTCCCCTATCCGGAGCTGAAACCAAACCTGAATTATACGACGTATTATCCCGGCGCGGCGCAGAGCTATTAGTCGACAAACTACCGAGTATTTTAGACGGGCAGCTACCAGCCGAACCGCAAGATGAATCACTGGCAACCTATTGCCGCCTCATTGACCGCCAGACTGACGGTGTTATCGATCCTCACACTATGACCGCCAGCGAGTGCGAACGCCGCGTTAGGGCTTATCTGGGCTGGCCAAAGACCAGATTATCTTATCTAGGCTCAGAAGTCATCGTCACCAAAGCCCGTATCCTAGACAATTATCAGGGCGACGCTTGGCCAGATGTCATCAAATGTTTCAACGATACCTATTTACAAGTTATCGAGCTAGTGGCGCCGAGCGGCAAGCAAATGAAAACCGCGGATTATCTCCGCGGTATCAGATCGTAAAAAACGAATTAGGCTGCTTGATCTTGATCAGCCGGTGCGGCTGTCTGCTGCGTGATACCACCTAGAATCGCGTCTTTATTCTCTCTAATTTCGCCTTTTAGCTCCTCGAGAACCGCCGCCACCACCTGCGGATAATCTGGTCGATTCAATTGTAACCATTTCATCGCGCCGTATTCACTCATAATAGCATTGTCAGCAGCTTCTGGGTTAGCTGCACGGAGCTGTTGATAATCCTCGCGTTCGCTATAATCTGGCAAGTTTTCGTTAAACCATGTGGTCATGCCGTCTTGGTTCATGTCAACAAAATAACCGAATTCGTCGAGCAATTCGTCGCTCATACCATCTGTCAATCGCTCGCCGACTCGCATTTCGAGCTCGCTGTAGATGTGCTGCAGGAACGCTTGCTTTTGCTCTGGCGGTAGATCACCTAGGCCGAGATCTTCTAGAAATTTATCGTCTAATCGAAACATGTATATGCCCTTTCTTCTTATGCCAAGATTATAACATACGACTACATCAGATAGCAAAACACCCCTCCGCTCTTGAAGGGGTGTTTTCGTAAACCAGCTGTTTATCGTTTAGAAACTTTGCGGCTACGGGCGTAGGCAGTAGCACCGAATGTCAGGGCGCTAGCACCAGCCAAGGCACTAAGAGTTTCAACTGGGCCAGTCGCTACAATCTCAGTTGGTGTATAAACCGGAGGATTGGTTGGCGTAACTGGAGTCGTTGGAGGTTTACAGTTAGGGTTGTCGTAGTTCATACTCGAATCGTACTCACATGGCTTGCAACGCTCGTCATCTTTGTCGATTGACGGATTGGTTGGGCAAGGATTTGGAGTTGGCTCGCAGTCCTTGTCTACACTAGTGGTCGCGCTGTTGTTACTCGTATCTGGTTCTTTGTTTAGCTCGCTGGTAGCTGAAGACACAACGTTCACGAGTTTAGTAATACCGCAGACCATGTCAGATTCGCCAGCAACGTTGACGCTAAAGGTGATTTTTACGGTCTTGCCGACTTCGACTTTGGCGATTTTCAAACCTTCACCAAATAGATCACCGCTCACGCCAGTTGCAGGTTCTGCTTTGACATCGCTGTTATAGGTAACATTATGTGGCAAAGCGTCTTTGATAACTACGTTAGTTAGTGCTACGTCACCAGTGTTTTTGAACGTTAACGTATAGGTTAGCGTGTCGCCAGGCTTCGCAGTCGCTTTATCGACTGATTTCACTATGTCGAATTTTGGATGCCTATCAGGCTGACATTCTTTGTTCACCGTGGTGGTAGTATTGTTATTGCTCGTGTCTGGTTCAGTTGCCATTTCTTTGGTGGTTGAGCTAGATTTGTTCACAAACTTGTTATCACCACAGACTAGTTTATCTGATAGCACCTTTGCGCTAAAGGTGATTTTAGCAGTGCCACCGGCGTTTATTTTCGCAATCTTTACACCGCTCGTAAACAGTTTATCGAGGTCGCTGATACCGCTACCGTTGCTAACGTCGATCTTGGTTTCACCTACGAGTTGGAGACCAGCTGGCAAAGCATCTTTGATAACAACGTTCGTCAATGTAGTGTTACCGGTGTTTTTGAACGTTAATGTGTAGTTCAACGTATCGCCTGCTTTGGCAGTTTTCTTGTCGACCGTTTTGACGAGGTCATAGTTTGAGTTACATTCCCGGCTAACAACAGTATCGGTGTTGTTATTCGACTTGTCAGATTCGTCAGGCTTCTCAGTAGTGGTCGAAGTTGATTTATTGGTCAATTTAGTATTGCCACAGACAAATGTGTCTTTGGCGGCAGTCTTCACCGTAAAGGTGATGACGACGTTCTTGCCAGCATCAACTTTGGCGATTTTCAGACCTTCACTAAACAGATTGCCGCTCACGCCAGTCGATGGATTGACCGAAATGTCATTATTATAGGTAACGTTTGATGGCAAAGCGTCTTTGACGACGACATTGGTCAAGGCTACATCACCGGTGTTCTTGAACGTCAGAGTATATTTCAACGTATCACCTGGTTTAGCTGATGTCTTGTCGACTGATTTAACGAGGTCGAAATTAGGATGCTTTTCGGGCTGACATTCTTTGGTGACAACAGTTGTGGCGCTGTTG is a window from the Candidatus Saccharibacteria bacterium genome containing:
- the priA gene encoding primosomal protein N', producing the protein MKFYEVSPVGIVGKDFDVLTYSWPEAIRPGRVVEIEVGSRLFVGVVIATVDEPSFKVKPISRLLFNRPLPSQLLRLHQWLAGFYDTHPGTVWQTMLPSGLHKNHRNIVVKKSTHQFNRDDERTNFVLNKAQLSAIEQLVEMKSGTALLHGITGSGKTEIYKAMALEAAGRGLSSIIMVPEIALTAQLVREFERDFENVIVTHSSMTPSQRFSIWKNLLENDQPTVIIGPRSALFMPVQKLGLIVVDECHEPSYKQDKAPRYNTLRAAAALSNFHEARLILGSATPAIADYYLAQKLGRPIITINQLARQDAIKPSISIIDITKRHNLSSRSSLFSKQLITAIERTIEAGQQVLLFHNRRGSASVTLCTSCGWLATCPNCTLPLTLHSDSYQLRCHLCGYHTKPPTSCPECHNSDIIHRGIGTKRIEEEVRRLFPSVNIKRFDGDTERGQAVQDIFEELHTGKIDVIIGTQAIAKGLDLPNLRLVGIVQADAGLALPDFSSSERTFQLVAQASGRVGRGADATSVIIQTFQPDHPAVVFGAAQDYEGFFNSEIQERARGHFPPFSYLLKLTCTYKTEKGAANAAMKLAREIANKHKDVKILGPAPAFYEHIRGTYRWQIVIRATNRASLVAIAEQVPPTKWQMELDPISLL
- the def gene encoding peptide deformylase; this encodes MSSTYTRKNIITLPNPHLRERSGRIRVIDDETLQLIDDMLAATLDWEASRPHEVAVALAAVQIDRLHRVVIVREDFDDKDNKNFTILINPEIVKCEGEMITDHEGCLSVKDVYGLVPRWSKVRVKAVDINGREVRIKSPNPFIARILQHEIDHTNGICFVDHIADQQDAFFILTDSGELEPYPYEKVVESGILEPDD
- the fmt gene encoding methionyl-tRNA formyltransferase — encoded protein: MTNIVFFGTEEFSVPTLEALIASDYEVAAVVTKPDSVRGRGHKLDSPTVAKIATSHDIKVLQPDKLSDIRDDLIEMHAPIGVLVSYGKIIPQSIIDVFPNGIINLHPSLLPQYRGPSPMEAAIVNGDSKTGLTIMSLVREMDAGPIYYQEEFPLSGAETKPELYDVLSRRGAELLVDKLPSILDGQLPAEPQDESLATYCRLIDRQTDGVIDPHTMTASECERRVRAYLGWPKTRLSYLGSEVIVTKARILDNYQGDAWPDVIKCFNDTYLQVIELVAPSGKQMKTADYLRGIRS
- a CDS encoding DUF11 domain-containing protein, with protein sequence MSKLQSIISGFKYVPKKTFVLFGLLAAVLVPSVLLAWGPDRTTFTMDKPASYVTFNSIVDNPGVGDERNFTRIRETGSDTWSDTATIQEGKEYTIRMYVHNNAASNLNLVATNVRAALNLPLNTYTTDFTVNGFISADNAKPAKVWDQVIVRSDKEFRLQVVSAKYFNNVTGTTNGWDLSNDLFTNANGGALLGYTSLDGKIPGCLQYAGYIIVKVKPQFKEVPKHPSYDVVKTVNKTAAKPGDTLQYTITAKNTGDQDLTNVVLKDTLPSYIASTSVSVSAPSSYSGDIFNGGLKIAKLPVGGSATVKITAVTKASDKFVCGDTTLVNTVSSSTDQTSKEDNSSNNSATTVVTKECQPEKHPNFDLVKSVDKTSAKPGDTLKYTLTFKNTGDVALTNVVVKDALPSNVTYNNDISVNPSTGVSGNLFSEGLKIAKVDAGKNVVITFTVKTAAKDTFVCGNTKLTNKSTSTTTEKPDESDKSNNNTDTVVSRECNSNYDLVKTVDKKTAKAGDTLNYTLTFKNTGNTTLTNVVIKDALPAGLQLVGETKIDVSNGSGISDLDKLFTSGVKIAKINAGGTAKITFSAKVLSDKLVCGDNKFVNKSSSTTKEMATEPDTSNNNTTTTVNKECQPDRHPKFDIVKSVDKATAKPGDTLTYTLTFKNTGDVALTNVVIKDALPHNVTYNSDVKAEPATGVSGDLFGEGLKIAKVEVGKTVKITFSVNVAGESDMVCGITKLVNVVSSATSELNKEPDTSNNSATTSVDKDCEPTPNPCPTNPSIDKDDERCKPCEYDSSMNYDNPNCKPPTTPVTPTNPPVYTPTEIVATGPVETLSALAGASALTFGATAYARSRKVSKR